In Aegilops tauschii subsp. strangulata cultivar AL8/78 chromosome 3, Aet v6.0, whole genome shotgun sequence, one genomic interval encodes:
- the LOC109738556 gene encoding lycopene epsilon cyclase, chloroplastic, with protein MESTGAAISAPFGCRALRWAGQRPLRPADGRRRRVGPGPGPEKWRSLKASCVATEKPDEKAAPGLGVEFADEEDYVKGGGGELLYVQMQATKAMESQSKIASKLLPIADETSVLDLVIIGCGPAGLSLAAESAKKGLTVGLIGPDLPFTNNYGVWEDEFKDLGLESCIEHVWKDTVVYLDRNKPIMIGRAYGRVDRDLLHEELLRRCNEAGVTYLNSKVEQIKESPDGHRVVYCGRGHKILCRLAIVASGAASGKLLEYEVGGPRVCVQTAYGVEVEVERYPYDPSLMVFMDYRDCFKEKFTHPEEANPTFLYAMAMSSTRVFFEETCLASKDAMPFDLLKKRLMSRLDAMGVRIIKVYEEEWSYIPVGGSLPNTDQKNLAFGAAASMVHPATGYSVVRSLSEAPRYASVISDILRNRVYSGQYLPGSSEMSSPSMLAWGTLWPQERKRQRSFFLFGLALIIQLDNEGIQTFFESFFRLPKWMWRGFLGSTLSSADLMLFALYMFAIAPNTLRMNLVRHLLSDPTGSAMIRTYLTL; from the exons ATGGAGTCCACCGGCGCCGCCATCTCGGCGCCGTTCGGCTGCCGCGCGTTGCGCTGGGCCGGGCAGCGGCCTCTCCGGCCGGCCGATGGCAGGAGAAGGCGGGTGGGTCCGGGCCCCGGGCCGGAGAAGTGGAGGAGCTTGAAGGCGAGCTGCGTGGCCACGGAGAAGCCCGACGAGAAGGCGGCGCCGGGGCTAGGGGTGGAGTTTGCCGACGAGGAGGACTACGTcaagggcggcggcggtgagctgCTCTACGTGCAAATGCAGGCCACCAAGGCCATGGAAAGCCAGTCCAAGATCGCCTCCAAG CTGTTGCCTATAGCTGATGAAACTTCAGTGCTTGATTTGGTTATCATTGGCTGTGGTCCAGCCGGCCTATCTCTGGCTGCAGAATCAGCAAAGAAAGGACTCACTGTTGGTCTCATTGGCCCTGATCTTCCATTCACAAACAATTACGGTGTATGGGAGGACGAATTCAAAG ATCTCGGCCTGGAGAGCTGTATTGAGCATGTATGGAAGGATACTGTCGTGTACCTTGACCGTAACAAGCCGATAATGATTGGCCGAGCATATGGCCGGGTGGACCGAGACTTGCTGCACGAGGAGTTGCTGAGAAG ATGCAATGAAGCTGGTGTTACATACCTCAACTCAAAGGTTGAACAGATAAAAGAATCTCCTGATGGACATCGAGTAGTATATTGTGGAAGGGGCCACAAGATACTTTGCAGGCTTGCCATTGTTGCATCTGGAGCAGCATCTGGTAAGCTTCTAGAGTATGAGGTTGGAGGACCACGTGTTTGTGTGCAGACTGCATACGGTGTAGAAGTCGAG GTTGAAAGATATCCGTACGATCCCAGCTTAATGGTTTTCATGGACTACAGAGATTGTTTCAAAGAGAAGTTCACACACCCTGAGGAAGCCAATCCAACATTTCTCTATGCCATGGCCATGTCATCTACACGAGTTTTCTTTGAG GAAACATGCTTAGCTTCAAAAGATGCAATGCCTTTTGATCTCCTTAAGAAGAGGTTGATGTCTCGGTTGGATGCGATGGGAGTTCGTATCATAAAAGTATACGAGGAG GAGTGGTCTTATATTCCTGTTGGAGGATCCTTACCTAACACAGACCAGAAGAATCTTGCATTTGGTGCTGCAGCGAGTATGGTCCATCCTGCAACTG GATATTCGGTGGTCAGATCTTTGTCTGAAGCTCCTAGATATGCTTCTGTGATATCTGATATCTTACGAAATCGTGTCTATTCTGGACAATATTTGCCTGGAAGTTCTGAAATGTCCAGTCCATCAATGCTTG CATGGGGAACACTATGGCCTCAAGAACGGAAACGTCAGCGCTCATTCTTCCTCTTTGGATTGGCCTTGATAATTCAACTGGATAACGAAGGCATTCAAACATTCTTCGAGAGCTTTTTCCGGTTACCCAAATG GATGTGGCGAGGATTCCTTGGTTCGACGCTTTCGTCAGCGGATCTCATGCTGTTTGCACTCTACATGTTTGCAATTGCGCCAAACACTTTGCGAATGAACCTCGTCAGACACCTCCTCTCGGACCCGACTGGTTCGGCAATGATCAGGACCTACCTGACCTTGTAA
- the LOC109738461 gene encoding U-box domain-containing protein 34, giving the protein MMQGSPLSPEEHRLTLPPSPHQPVSTIVVAIDRDRNSQLAMKWVVDHLLSGASHIILLHVAAHPPAANHGFAMAETTQDALEAEMMEIFVPFRGFCSRNGVQESEVILEEADVPKAIIDYISANKIQSIALGASNRNAFTKKWKNPDVPSSLMKGAPDYCNIYVVAKGKPVNVRLAKCGVPADDSDFLLATYSRRSSRSQLPPVLPDFLSSGRRSIDRPELTTRPPFRERPLQASATKPHLLSARIDSTTLRSNSHDPSSLDPDFAQAVHFSSMDFGENVDALPLSPREPGSPLSAAQREVEAEMRRLKLELKQTMDMYNAACKEAINAKQRAKEMHLLKMEEARRLEEARQSEEAALALAEMEKVKCRAAMETAEAAQRLADLEAQRRRNAEVRARREADEKVRALDAIANHDFRYRKYTIDEIEIATEGFSESLKIGEGGYGPVYSASLDHTPVAIKVLRPDAQQGRKQFQQEVEVLSCIRHPNMVLLLGACPEYGCLVYEYMENGSLEDRLYRRGGTPTLPWSQRFRISAEIATALLFLHQTKPEPLVHRDLKPANILLDRNYVSKISDVGLARLVPPAVADSVTQYRLTATAGTFCYIDPEYQQTGKLGVKSDIYSLGVLLLQVITARPPMGLTHHVEKAIESGTFAQMLDITVKDWPVEDALGFAKLSLQCTEMRRRDRPDLGTVILPELNRLRNLGIAYDQARAAVPAGDSSSHGQERVSSPTVDAGLWRTAES; this is encoded by the exons ATGATGCAGGGAAGCCCCCTGAGCCCCGAGGAGCACCGGCTGACCTTGCCGCCGAGCCCGCACCAGCCGGTGTCGACCATCGTGGTTGCCATCGACCGGGACCGCAACAGCCAACTGGCCATGAAATGGGTGGTGGACCACCTCCTCTCCGGCGCCTCCCATATCATTCTCCTCCACGTGGCGGCCCACCCTCCTGCAGCCAACC ATGGATTTGCCATGGCTGAGACGACGCAGGACGCGCTGGAGGCTGAGATGATGGAGATCTTTGTCCCCTTCAGAGGATTCTGCTCTAGGAATGGG GTGCAAGAATCGGAGGTGATACTGGAAGAGGCAGACGTCCCCAAGGCCATCATAGACTACATCAGTGCCAACAAGATCCAGAGCATCGCGCTGGGCGCGTCCAACAGGAACGCATTCACCAAGAAGTGGAAGAACCCCGACGTGCCCTCCAGCCTCATGAAGGGCGCGCCCGACTACTGCAACATCTACGTGGTCGCCAAGGGCAAGCCCGTCAACGTCAGGCTCGCCAAGTGCGGCGTGCCGGCCGACGACAGCGACTTCCTCCTCGCCACCTACTCCAGGAGGAGCTCCAGGAGCCAGCTGCCGCCGGTCCTGCCCGACTTTTTGTCCTCCGGCAGGCGCTCCATCGACAGGCCCGAGCTCACCACGCGCCCGCCGTTCCGCGAGCGCCCCCTGCAGGCGTCCGCGACCAAGCCCCACCTCCTCTCGGCAAGGATCGACAGCACCACGCTGCGCTCCAACTCCCACGACCCATCCAGCCTCGACCCCGACTTCGCACAGGCCGTGCATTTCTCCTCCATGGACTTTGGCGAGAACGTGGACGCGCTCCCCCTCAGCCCCCGGGAGCCCGGCTCGCCCCTCTCCGCC GCCCAGCGCGAGGTGGAGGCGGAGATGAGGCGGCTCAAGCTGGAGCTGAAGCAGACCATGGACATGTACAACGCAGCATGCAAGGAGGCCATCAACGCCAAGCAGAGGGCCAAGGAGATGCACCTGCTCAAGATGGAGGAGGCGCGGCGCCTGGAGGAGGCCCGCCAGTCGGAGGAGGCCGCATTGGCGCTCGCCGAGATGGAGAAGGTCAAGTGCCGGGCCGCCATGGAGACTGCCGAGGCCGCGCAGCGTCTGGCCGACCTCGAGGCACAGCGTCGCCGCAACGCCGAGGTGCGCGCGCGCCGGGAGGCCGACGAGAAGGTGCGCGCCCTCGACGCCATCGCCAACCACGACTTCCGCTACCGCAAGTACACCATCGACGAGATCGAGATCGCCACTGAGGGCTTCTCCGAGAGTCTCAAGATCGGGGAAGGCGGCTACGGCCCCGTCTACAGCGCCAGCCTCGACCACACTCCGGTCGCCATCAAGGTGCTCCGCCCGGACGCCCAGCAAGGCCGGAAGCAGTTCCAGCAGGAGGTGGAGGTGCTCAGCTGCATCCGCCACCCCAACATGGTCTTGCTCCTCGGTGCCTGCCCGGAGTACGGCTGCCTCGTCTACGAGTACATGGAGAACGGCAGCCTTGAGGACCGCCTGTACCGCCGCGGCGGCACGCCGACGCTCCCGTGGAGTCAGCGGTTCAGGATCTCGGCTGAGATCGCGACGGCTCTGCTGTTCCTTCACCAGACCAAGCCGGAGCCGCTGGTGCACCGAGACCTCAAGCCGGCCAACATCCTGCTGGACCGCAACTACGTGAGCAAGATCAGCGACGTCGGGCTGGCGCGCCTCGTGCCACCGGCGGTGGCGGACAGCGTCACGCAGTACCGGCTGACGGCCACGGCGGGCACCTTCTGCTACATTGACCCGGAGTACCAGCAAACGGGCAAGCTCGGCGTCAAGTCGGACATCTATTCTCTGGGCGTGCTGCTGCTGCAGGTGATCACCGCGCGGCCGCCCATGGGGCTGACGCATCACGTCGAGAAGGCCATCGAGTCCGGAACCTTCGCACAGATGCTGGACATCACCGTCAAGGACTGGCCCGTGGAGGACGCGCTGGGGTTCGCCAAGCTCTCGCTCCAGTGCACGGAGATGCGGCGGAGGGACCGACCGGACCTAGGCACCGTCATACTGCCGGAGCTCAACCGGCTAAGAAACCTCGGCATCGCCTATGACCAAGCGCGCGCCGCCGTCCCTGCTGGCGACAGCAGCTCGCACGGGCAGGAAAGGGTCAGCTCACCGACGGTTGACGCGGGGTTGTGGCGAACGGCGGAAAGCTAG